In Nitrospira defluvii, the genomic stretch GCGGACCCGGAATATTCGAAGTAGTTGTCTCGCGTCTCGATCACCCCGACCTTGACGAGCCGTCCCGCCGGCATCTCGTTCACGAGCAGATTCCAGATCAGCAGGACCAGGTTTTCCCCCGTCGTCGTTTGGCTCGCAAACTCAGGATCCTGATTTAAGTCCTGATGGTCGAAACGCCGCACCACGGTCCGCTCGACCACGGCGTCCAGTTTCAATACGTCCACCACTTGGTGACTGCGGGGATCGATCTCCCCCCTCACGGAGACGAACACCACATAGTTATGCCCATGTCCGTTTGGGTTGTTGCACTTGCCGAAAATGGTCCGGTTGTCTTCCACGGATAGTTGGTCGGTATGCAGACGATGGGCGGCGCAAAACCGATACCGGCGCGTGACGGTAGCCTGTGACATCCGAGCAATACCCCCGACAGATTGACACAACGAACAAGCCGGGAGGGCTACCCGTTAGGAAGGGAGCCACTCCCGGCTTGATGGTTCACTCAACTCACGACATTCCGGCTCTGCCACCGGAAGTCTTATGCACTGAAGGAGCTGCCACACCCGCAGGTGGTCTTCGCTTGTGGATTCTTGATGGAGAATCCGGACCCCTGCAAGCTATCGACATAATCGACTTCCGCCCCCTGCAGCAGCGGCGCACTTTGGGAGTCCATGATGACCTTCACATCACCTTTTTCGATAACCGTATCGTCATCGGCCATTTTCGACTCAAATGCCATTCCATACTGATAGCCGTGGCATCCTCCGCCGCGGACGTAAATCCGCAGCCCGACGACGTCCTTCTCCTCAGTCATGAGTTCTTTTATTTTCTGCTCGGCCAATTGCGTAATCGTTACCATCGTTGTTCCTCCTTCTGGTCTACGTGTTCGGCACGTTGTCTTACTCTACCATCTCGCGGGAACTTACGGAAGCCCGACCCCTCTTTTCTCACCCTGGCCCGACGACGAGGACGTCGGTTGAGCCCATTTGGTCTCGGGGACTCTGACCACGACATCACCCAGCACCCGCGCTTGGCACCCAAGCCGATGCCACGGTTCTGAAAGGGCTTCGCGATCCAATAAATCCTGTTCGTCAAAATCGATTTCAGACAGGTTGTCTCCGCCAGCCTGGACCTCGACTCGACAGGTCGTACACGACGCATTGCCGCCGCAATCATGATTCAGTTGGAAACCGAGCGCTTTGGCCGCTTCCAACAGTGTGAGGTTGGCGTCGACTTCCCCGCTGCGCCCCTGGGGATGGAGAAAACTCACATGCGGCATCCCACAGCCCCTCTAGCTCTTCGCGCCGGCCCCGGTGTGCGCAGGCTGAAACGGACAGCGCTGCAGTCGAATGTGTTCCTCAAATTCATGCTGGAACAACCGGAGACTACTCTGCACCAACACTGCGGCGCCGGTGATGAGCGTACAATAGCCCGTGCCTTTCACAAATCCGCAGAGTTGCAGGAGAGAGTCCAGATCCTTTTGGCTACCTTCACCTCGCTCAATTTTCTCGACCAGCGTAGCCAGATTGATCGTACCCATTCGGCAAGGAGGACATTGTCCGCAGCTTTCGCCCTTGAAAAAGTTCGAATACTTGAGGGTTGCCGCCACCATGCAGGTCGCATCATCAATGACGATAGTTCCAGCCGAACCGAGCCCGGTCCCGGCCTTCTTGAGCGAATCAAAATCCATCGGCAGGTCCAGTTGGTCGGCCGTGACCATTGAGAACGCCGGGCCTCCAGGAAACACGGCCTTGATCTTCCGTCCATTCGGAACGCCCCCGCCGCACGTCTCGATCAGGTCCCGAATCGTGACGCCCATCGGCATTTCATACACGCCAGGCCGATTGACCGATCCGCTGAGCGAGAAGAGCATGGTGCCGGGACATTTCTCAGTCCCGACCTGAGTGAACCATGCGGCCCCATTCTTCAAAATCTGAGGGATATTGCACAAGGTTTCGACATTGTTGACCAGCGTCGGCTTCCCATACAGGCCGAAGTCCGTGGGATAAAATGGCGGCTTCTGCCGGGGCATCGCAGGACGCCCTTGCATCGATTCCAACATCGCCGTCTCTTCTCCCGCCACATAACTGCCGTGACCGGAGAACACCTCTAGATCCAAGTCGACACCCGTGCCCAGAATATTCTTCCCCAACAGGCCGCGCTCACGCGCCTGAGCAATGGCTTTCCTCAGATTCGCTTCTTCTTCCTCGTACTCATGGTTCACATAGATATAGGACGCCTTCGCGTTGACTGTTCGTGACGCGATCAGGCAGCCCTCGATCAGTTGATGTGGGATATGTTTCAGGAGATGACGGTCCTTGAAGGTCCCTGGCTCATGCTCACCGGCGTTGCAGACGAAATAGCGCTCCTGCACCCGATGATTGAGCACCTTGTCCCATTTGATACCGGTTGGGAAACCGGCGCCACCCCGCCCACGCAGACCGGCCTTTTTGATTTCTCCGACCACGTCAGCGGGCGTCAGGTCCTTCAGACACTTTCGCCATGCGTCGTAGCCGCCGGTCTTGAGGTAGGGGTCGATTTCCCATGGCGCCCCATCAAGCTTCTGCAATACCCGTGGTTGAGGTAGGGTCACGTTGTTCCCTTTCGGGGGTCACACCCCCAGATTAGCAGGTGGCTACTATACGGCTGCGATTCAAGAGCCGTCAAGCCACGTTCGCCTGATTAGGCCTCAATCTCAAGCAGTTAGGCCTGATGGACCTACGACGACTCAGCCCAAAGACTCGCCGGAATCGGCGGGCAACTCACGGCAAGAGCGAAAGCAAGAAAAAGGGGACTGATCACCCTCTCGGATAACCAATCCCCATATATATCCGGACACCCTGCTACTTTAGATGGCTCCCAGCGCCCATGAAAAACAGCATCGGGATCGACAACAGGAAGTTGATCCGCGAAGCATACAACGCGGTCTTACCCCACTGAGCCATCTCCGGCGGAGCTGGTGTGCCCTGTGCGGCAGCAGCCACCGCCGCAATCACTTTCTTCTGATTTGGCCAGATCACGCCATGCACATTTCCCATCATGATGATGCCGAGCAGCCCACCGATGCCTAGCGCCATGGCCCCGGTCCCCCCCTTCGCATAGAGGTAGCCATAGAGGACGATGCCGGCAAGCACGGTTACCGTAGCCCCATGTCGGAACCAATTCAGCGCCGCCGGCATCAGCTTCGGGATGACGATGTTCTTCGTCGGTCCGTCCAAGCTCTTGAGAAAGCCAGCATTGATCAGGTTGAAGAAATACAACAGTCCGATCCAGGTAATACCGGCCAGGAAATGAACCCAGCGAATGACCAGTCCGAACCAGTCGGCCTCACCCACTCCCACTCCCGCCATCCCCAAATAGACGACTATCAATCCGACAGCAAGCGCAAACCCTGCGCCCAATGTCTGATACGGATCCTCGAGAAATTTCATACGCCCCCCAACTGTAACGGTTTACTGCCAACCACGTTCTCTACTGCAGGCTGCCGAGGCTTGTCAAGAACCGGCACGCCCTGCCCTGTTGCGCTCAAGCCTGTGGGCTAGGCGGTCATCAGACGATCAACCACACCACACAGCTCTCGCACCGCATCGGCTGAGGCCTGCAAGGCGCGCCGTTCTTCGGCCGTCAGCTCATATTCCACAATGGACTCTCCACCGGACCGGCCCAACGTCACCGGCACACCGACAATCACATCCTTCAACCCATATTCCCCTTCGCACAACATCGCACAGGGGAGCACACGCTTCTGATCGTTCATGATCGCTTCGACCATATCAACCGCCGCAGCCGACGGTGCATAAAACGCGCTGCCGGTCTTGAGCAGTCCCACGATCTCCGCCCCGCCGTCCTGCGTGCGCTTGATCAACGCCGCCAGCCGATCCTGAGGCAGCCGGTCGGTAATGGGAGTACCGGCCACCGTCGTTTGCCGCACCAACGGCACCATCGTATCGCCGTGGCCGCCCAACACCATGGCTTGCACATCCATCCCGGACACATGCAACTCTTCCGCAACGAACGACCGCAATCGGGCCGTGTCCAGCACCCCTGCCATCCCGAGCACCCGCGATTTCGGCAGCCTGCTGACCTGACGTGCCACATGCACCATGGCGTCCAAGGGATTGGTGACCAGGAGCAAAATGATGTTCGGCGAACGCGACACCAATTCCTGCACGACGGATCTGACGATCTTGGCATTCGTCGCCAGCAGTTCATCACGGCTCATGCCCGGCTTGCGGGGGATCCCCGAGGTGATGACAGCGATGGACGACCCCGCAGTCTCGTCATAGCCGTTCGTCCCGACAACTCTGGTGCTGTAGCCGCACACCGGGCCGGCCTGGGTAATATCCAAGGCCTTGCCCTGCGGAACCCCCGGAACAATGTCGACGAGCACGACCTCGTAGGCATCCTTCTCGGCCAACCGCTGCGCGACCGTTCCCCCGACGTTTCCCGCACCCACTACCGTAATCTTTGGTCGTCCCATCATCCCACCTCGTGAAGCGTGAAACGTGAAGCGTCAGGCGCAAAGTCCCCTTTGCACCCACCGTTTACCCTTCACGTCGGTTCATGACCCGTCCAGCCGCCGACCTTGAAATTGATCGTGCAGACAAAATTGTCTCCGTCATAAAAATTCACTTTGATTTTCTTCTTTCCATACGTCGTCGCGAGGAACTCTTCCGGCGCATCTACCAGTCCCTGGTATCCGCCCGGTGGATATTCCCCCAACTCATGAAACACCACGATCATGCCGGACTTTACTTCCTCAAGAAGCTTGGCCGTACAACGCGGATAAATCTCCCAAAACTTCGCGTCAATCTCCTCCCGTGTTGGCTCGGGCCGTTCCTCGCCGGGCTTGATGTCTCGATTCGCAAACTTGGCCTGCCGCCGGACATAGGGATACTGATGTCCCGTGAACAGCTTATACAGCCAGGGTGGCACGGTCGGTCGTGGTGACTGCTCAAACATCGTAGCGTGCTCCAATACTGAAAACCGTTGAGGTGACCGATCAGGCGGTCAGCCGATGGTAAATCCTCGGCAGCTTCTCCGGCAACCCCTCCACACGATCAATGACCACGTACCGTACGTCTCCGTACATCCGCCGCAGATAGGGATCCGCCTGCTTGTCGATCGTGATACACACCGGCTCGATGCCGCAGGCCCGGGCTTCCCGCAGCGCCACACGGGTGTCTTCAAGCGCATACTCGTCCTTGTACCCGTCATCCAACGGCCGTCCGTCACTGATGACGACCAGTAATCGCGTCTTCGCCTGGCGGGCGAGCAGTTTACTCGTGGCATGGCGGATCGCCGCCCCGTCACGATTCTGCTGAAGCGGAACGATCCCCCCCAATTTGGCGCCCGCTCGACCGGTCACCGGCTCATCGAACCCTTTGATCACCACAAAATCCACCTGATGCCGTCCCTGTCCCGAATACCCATAGACCGCGAATTGGTCGCCGATCGCGGTGAGCGCCTCGCACAACAACACCAACCCCTGCTTTTCAATGTCGATGATCCGTCTCCCCTGCTCCACCTGTCGGCTGGTGGAACCGCTGAGATCGACTAGGAACGCCGCCGCCACCTCCCGCTCCCGCTTTTCCCGCCGCACATACATCCGCTCCGATGGTTCAATACCTGCCTTCAGATCAGCGAGCCGACCGACGAGGGCGTCCATGTCCAAGTCTTCACCGTCTACCTGGCCGGGCATTCGCCGAAGTCCGGGGGGACGCAGACTCTCAAAATACCGTCTCAACAGCCGGACCGGTCCGCGCTGAGCCGCCAAGGTCGCTTCGACAAACTCCGATGCCCCCTCGGCCGCTTCTCGCTCCAACACGCGGGACCAGTTCATGCGATAGTCCTGAATGGCGGCATCCCATTCATGGTATCGCACCGCCTTGGTCGCCCCGGCCTTCTCATCCTGAGGTTGGCGCCCCTCGCCCTCCACCGCCAACATCTCTTCCACCATGCTGGGCGGGCGTCGCCCAGCAACCAACATCTCTTGCGATGTCTGCTGCGATCGCGCCGTGCCGGCGCCTGACGAGCCACCGGAATCGCCGGCCAAGCCGGTACCACCCTCGCTGTCCCCCTGGCCGGAAGCCGCGCGATCCTCAGAACTCGAGTCGGCTCGATCTCTCACCAGGTTGGGATCCATCGCACCGCGGTAGTCCCAGTTGTCCATAGAGCGATAGGTCTCGGATAGATCCTCCGACGACTTGGGAGCAGGGATCGACTGTTCGGGCACCTCTGCCTCATCCTGGGTGGGAATCGTTTCCCGGCGAACCCTGAGCAACTCGTCCATCCGCACATAGAGCCGATCGGCGAGTCGTACCGCCTCCTCAGCACTTGCTTGCGCATGAAAGATCGTCCGACAGAGTCCCCAGAGCTCCTCGACCTCACGTTTCACGGCATCAGGAATCAAAACGGAATCTGCCTCGGTGGTGGAGAGGAGCAGCAACTGGTCGACGACCAGTTCCCGCACCGTCATCCCATGCGCAAGACCTCGAACACTCACCGCGTCTTTGGCAATCAAGGCCAAATCCCGGCTCAATCCCGGATATTCGGCGCGCAGCAAATACTCCACCCTGGCATCCTCGAGGAGGGCCCAGAGATCGCGGATCAGACCGGGTTGAGGATATCGTGCAAACACATCCCCCAGGCTGCGGGCTTCCCGTGAGGCCTTGCGCCCATATCGTTGCGCAAGTTCCTGAGTCAGGTCCTGCAGGCAGGCGATGGGCAAGTCGAAGGTACCGAATTCGAGGTGGCCAGCTTCATGCGCAGTCATAACCATATAGAGGCGCACATTCTCGTCATACGTCGGATAACGTCGAACGATAGAGGGAAGTCCGATACTCCGACCGTCTTCACTGACCGTGGCGCGAGCCATGGGCTGGACCGACTCAAGCGCATGAGGCAGATCGTGGATACGCACATCCCGACCACAGAGCGCCTGCGCAAACAAGCTGACACGCCGCGCGATCTGGCGAAGCGGCACACCACTCATCGCCTGCGACAGCGCGCCCAACGCCTTCTCCGATTCCATCGCAAAATAGGCGCGTCCCCCGTCGAGGCTGAATTCCAACACCTCCATGCCGGAAGCGAACCAGGCCTGGAATTTCTCGACCGCCCCGTCGCCGGATCCGATCAGGGCGACCAATTCAGGACAACGCCGGAAATAGGCCAGGGCCGTGTCGGCATCACGCTCGGCCAGCAGCAGTCCGTAGCGCAACACCTGCACCCGCCATTCGTCGTTCGGCAAACCGCGAAGAATCGACGGGGCCTCTGCCAAGGCCGTAATGCCGGCTTCCGGCGAACGCTCAGCCATCTGCGCGCCCAATCGCATGACATGATGGCGTTGCTCCTGATCAGCGATGTCTTGCAGGATGGAGGGACTTGTCCGGAAAAACTCCAACGCCCCCAAATAATCCGGCTTACCGAGACTGTTCTCCACGATCAATTGCATCCCGAACCGCACCCACGGACGCACCAGCTCTGGCGTCAACACGGGCGCGATGGAGGGAATTTGACGGATATATTCCACGGCCAAGGCAAAATCCGTCTCCGCCAGTTCGCAGGCCAAGTCCAGCCAGGTGGGCCAGTCGTCCGGCGACAGCACGCTGATGACGTCCGGCGCAATCCGAATAAACTCCACCGCCACGTTGGCCTGCCGATCGGCAAGCTCCAGCCCCGCCGTCAGCACGACTCGTCGTTGCGGCGGTTCGAGCAGACCCAGCAGGATCGGACTTTCTTTAAAGAATCGCAGGGCCAAGGCCCCGGAATCCGCGGCAAGAGCCACTCCCAAATCCAACCAGGGCAACACCTCGGCAAGAAGTCCCCGGCGTTGCAACTCCGCCAAGGCGTCAATGGCTCCCCTCGCTGCTTTCGGGGCCTCATCCGTGAGCTCTTCCAGCAGCACCAATACCCCGTCCAACGTGTCAGGCCTGACGGACGATTCGGCGATGGTGGTCACCACTGCCGCAGCAGAGTCCCCTCCAAGTTGGTCGGCAAGCAGATCAAGAAGTTGTTGGGACGCGCGCCCAGACGCCATGGCTGAATAGTCCGTTGTAAGGGAAGTCGTGGATTGTAAAGGACACAATTTCGCTTGTAAACTGTGTCCGCACGGGCAAGACCTATCAATGACCGGCAGACGTTTACCTGGGCGAAAGGAACGCGAGGGACGGAATGGCTGAGCCAAGCAAAGAAAGTCTCGAGAAGATGTGGAAGTATGTCAAAGGCTTCGCTGAGAAGAGCGGCACGAGCATGCACCCGAATCAGGCGGTGACCAACGCCGTCGTTCTGGGATTGGCCGCGCACATCGACGAGTTAGGCAAGCCACTCTGCCCCTGCAACTTCTACCCCGACAAACAGGCCGAATCCAAGTTGCGGCGCTGGATGTGCGCGTGCGACGAAATGCAGATCTATAAATATTGCCACTGTTTGCTCTTCGTGAACGAAGAAGGCATGCCAATCACCGAGTACCTGCCCGAGGACCACGAAGGGCGTCAATGCTACGGCCTCGTCCCTGATCCGACTCCTGACAAGGGCCGGGCGCTCCGGCACAAGGCGCTGCCCATGGCGACAAAGGACGCACCTCCTGCTTCCCCTCCGGATCCCGCGGTGTAAGCGTGCGCAGTGACAGCCGACGACAGAAAGCACTGGTGCCACCCCTTCTCCTCTGGCTGTTGTTAGCCCTCATCTCCGTCACCGCGACCGGTTGCCTCCGCACGATGGACGCCATCGATCCGAGAGCCTTGCCGGTCACCAGCCCCTCCGCTCGGCAACTCCATGCCCACGTGTCCTTCCTGGCCAGTCCCGAATTGTCCGGACGCCAACCGGGTAGCATCGGCAACCGCCAGGCTGCACACTACATCGAGGAACAGTTTCGTGCGGTCGGACTGCAACCGCTCCCCTCCCTCGGCGGCTATCGGCAGACCATCTCTGAACGGATGGGCGACAACATCCTCGGAATCATTCCACCGATCGACGGCACCGGCACCACACGCTGGATTGTGATCGGTGCCCATTATGACCACCTGGGGTATCCCTTCCTCGGAGCCGACGACAACGCCTCCTCCATCGCCATTCTGATCGAAACAGGCCGCAGCCTGGCCAAGGCCTCCCGCTACGGTATCCTGTTCGTAGCGTTCAACAGCGAGGAATCCCCGTATTTCGGTACGCCGGAAATGGGCTCGCAATTTCTGTTTCATCACCCGCCACCGGAAATCGGCGCTGCCGACAATCTTCAAGCTGTCATCATCATGGACCTGATGGGAGGCGTGCACTGGACACCGCTCAAGAATGCGATTTTCGCCACCGGCGCGGAGAAAAGCCCGGAATTCTACAGACACGTCACTCGCACGTCGGTGCCATCGCTCACCGTATTCCCGGTTGGAATTCATCTTGTCGAAGAAATCCCTGATCGCGGGCACAAGGCCTTCAGCGATTATGACGTGTTCCGCAACCACCAGATCCCGTTTCTCTTTCTGTCCGCGGCGCGCTCACCTCGCTATCACACGGCAGGCGATGTCGCCAGTACGCTTAACTACGAACGCATGGCCGCCACCGTTGAATGGCTCAACCAGCTCGTCGCGCTGATGGGACAGGACGAGACCCTGTATACCTTTCACCCCCAACGGGTGGAGTTCGCCGATGAAGTCGCATCATTTCGCGGCATCGTGGAACAAGCCATTCACGAGGAGACACTCATTCCCGGGACGTCACGCTGGTCGCTAAGGAAATTGCGGCAGGATGTCGACTGGATGCGGGAGTTGGACCGATCGGCGCCCACGCCGCAACAACTGGAGCGGCTGGAACGGATTTCTATTCGGGTGCAATGCCTGATCGCCGACTATTCAGGTTGCTTTACCTTCTAATCACGACGGGCCTCAGAACCACGCGCGACCTGGTCATTGCCACCCTTCGGTCTCATACCCTTTGTCCTTCAGGCACCGTTCGACAAAGGCGGCATAGTCCTGCCGTGGCTGGAGCGGCTTGTAGGTGCCCGCCAGCAGGCCCAATACCGTGCCGACCGCGCCCCCTGCAGCTGCCCCAATGGCAATGCCCGTGGGCCCTCCGATCAACCCGGCAGAGGCTCCCACCGCCGCCCCTCCGATGAGGCCCAAGGTTGCCCCGGCACCGGCATTCCCGCTGCGGTTGGTCCCATGGTCCAACCCGGACCGCTCTGCCTTCAGTCCACACACCGCTGCCTCACGTTCTGCCTGATCTTTGCCATGCAGCTGCAGATACGTGGTTGGCTTGAGAATCGGCTCCGGGCCAGCGCAAGCAACCAGAGTCAGAATCATGAAGAAGCTGAGACCTTGAGCGCCTCGTGCTCCGATCCGGCTAAATGTGCGAACGAGCCACGCCCGCCAGGCTTCTAGGTCATCGTGCATACGGCCTCCCATCGGCATAACCCACGATCCCGCCGGACCTCTCCGCTTGGAGACTCAGTGCAGTTGGAGTTGCGCACGCACCTGCTCCGCTGAACGGCCCTTGACTAGGACCAGTTTCTGCCGGCTCCCCGCTCCGCTCAGAATGACGACCGCACTCGACGGAAGATCACAGAGACGGGCAAGAAAGCGGCACAACTCGTCGTTCGCTGCCCCGTCAGACGGCGGCGCGGCCACACGAATCTTCACCGCCTGACCATGGATCCCGGCACATGCTGTACGCGAAGCTTTCGGCTGGACATGCACCGCGATGATCGCGCCGTCAGGCGTGGTGCGAACGATCTCTGCTTCTGATGGAATTCGGCGTTGGCGCTGGGAATCTGCGCTGCTCACACGCTGCCTGCGGACGCCGGGCCACAACCGGCACCTGAGTTAGAACACCGCTTTCACAACTTCAACAATGCTACGCAACATGTCCGGATCATCGGTGATCGGACGGGCCAGGGCCACATCGCAAGCGCGCTCAGCTGGAACACCCTGCTTGATCAAGGTCGCGGCATAGATCAGCAGCCTAGTGCTGACGCCCTCTTCGAGGCCATGATTCTTCAGATTGCGGACTTTCTCAGCAATCTTCACAAGCCGTTGCGCGATCTCGGCACCCACACCGGCCTCGTGCGCCACAACCTGAGCCTCGATCGCCGGCATTGGATAATCAAACTCAATAGCCATAAAGCGCTGTTTGGTGCTTTGTTTCAGATCTTTCAGGATGCTTTGGTAGCCGGGGTTGTATGAGATGACCAGCATGAAGTCATCAACCGCCTCGATGACCTGCCCCTTTTTCTCGATCGGCAGGAGCCGCCGGTCATCGCTCAACGGATGGATGATGACGGTGGTGTCTTTGCGGGCCTCGACGATCTCGTCCAGATAGACAATGGCCCCCTGCTTCACTCCAAGCGTGAGCGGACCGTCCATCCACACCGTCTCCTGGCCCTTCAAGAGGTAGCGGCCGACGAGATCGGAAGCAGTCAGGTCTTCATGGCAAGCCACGGTAATCAACGGCCGGCCCAACCGATAGGCCATGTGCTGGACGAATCGCGTTTTTCCGCAGCCCGTCGGCCCCTTGAGCATGACCGGCATCCGGCTCTTGGCGGCGATGGTAAACAGGCCCACCTCACCCCGCACGTCGGCATAAAAGGGCTCCTGGGCAATCCGGTATTGGTCGATGCCTTGTTCGTACCCCTTCGAAACCGTCGCCGTTCGCCCCTCGTTCATCGCCACACCCCTACATTGAATTGAGTCAACCGCATGGTGCGCCACGATAAACGGAAACGAGCAGGAAGTTCAAGCGATCGGCCGGATGCCATGGGATGCCGACGCCGGGGTCTCCCATTCATCAGCCGACCTTGGAGCCGTCCAGCACTTCTCGAACCTTTTGAGCCAGTGTCGTCGGCGTGAAAGGCTTTTGCAGGAAGGAATGCTCAGTATCGATGCCGCCCTTAGAAAAAGCCGGATGGTCCGGATAGCCGGACATGTACAGTACCTTGACCTCCGGGCGCACCGTGGCCAGCTTCTCAGCAACCTCAGGGCCGCTCATTTGCGGCATCACGACGTCCGTCAGGAGCAAATGAATCGGCCCTGCATGTTTGGCGCCGGTGAGCAAGGCCTCGATACCATGCCGAGCCTCCAGCACGGTATATCCATGGAGTCGCAATGTCTCATTGACCAAGCGCCGGACCCCCGGTTCATCCTCCACCAACAACACGGTCTCACGCCCGCGCACCGAGTCACCACCGACAGCGACGGATTCGGCTTCCGGACTCGCGGCCTCCACGCGGGGGAAGAAAATTTTGAACGTCGCCCCGCGGCCCGGCTTACTCTCTACCTCGATAAACCCCCCGCTCTGTTTGACGATCCCATAGACCGTCGACAACCCGAGGCCGGTCCCCTTGCCCTTTTCCTTGGTGGTGAAAAACGGCTCGAACACGTGCGACTGGGTGTCCTCGTCCATCCCATGCCCCGTATCGCGCACAATCAGCGCAATATAGGAACCGGGCTCGGCGCCCATCGGCGGACGATTGCGGCGCGGGCCGAATTGCACGTTGGCAGTTTCCACGGTCAAGCGGCCCCCGTTCGGCATGGCATCGCGCGCGTTGACGGCCAGATTCATGATGACCTGCTCGACCTGACCGGGATCTGCCTTCACCTGCCCCAAACCGGGATCCATCACCGTGCAGAGCTCCACGATGTCCTCACCCAGCAATCGCCTGAGCATGCCCTCCATATTGTGGATCACGGAATTCAGGTCCAACACCTTCGGCGCAATAAACTGCCGACGGCTGAAGGCCAGCAACTGCCCCGTGAGGCCTGACGCGCGATCCGCTGCCTTCTTCACCTCTTCTAACTCTTTTCGGAATCCATCGGTGGGCGAAAGACGGCTGAGCACCAGCTCGCTGTACCCGCGAATCACAGTCAGCATGTTGTTGAAGTCGTGAGCGACTCCGCCGGCCAACCGCCCAACGGCTTCCATCTTCTGCGACTGCTGAAGCTGGGCCTCCGTGCGACGCAAGGCTTCCTCCGCCCTGGCTCGATCGCCGAACTGGCCGATCTTGAGTCCCACATCGGCCACCATCTTCAACAACTGCTCGTCCGGCTGTTTGATTTCCCGCCGGAATAACTCGATGACGCCCTCCACCTCTGTGCCGACCCGGACGGGAAATCCGAACGCGCCATGCAGGCCCACCCGGGAGGCCGCGGCGCCGCGCGGGAAATTCGCCTCTTGCACCACATCCTTGATCCAGGTGGGCTCCCCTGCCTGCCAAATCCGTCCGGGAAGCCCCTGGCCGATCGAGAAGGTATGCTGCCAGGTTTCCAACACAAATTCTTCGGCATTCAGCCCCGGGGACTGCCAGACATCCAGGCAACGCAACACACT encodes the following:
- a CDS encoding 6-carboxytetrahydropterin synthase; translation: MSQATVTRRYRFCAAHRLHTDQLSVEDNRTIFGKCNNPNGHGHNYVVFVSVRGEIDPRSHQVVDVLKLDAVVERTVVRRFDHQDLNQDPEFASQTTTGENLVLLIWNLLVNEMPAGRLVKVGVIETRDNYFEYSGSAAQTRAEDGVRHG
- the erpA gene encoding iron-sulfur cluster insertion protein ErpA; amino-acid sequence: MVTITQLAEQKIKELMTEEKDVVGLRIYVRGGGCHGYQYGMAFESKMADDDTVIEKGDVKVIMDSQSAPLLQGAEVDYVDSLQGSGFSIKNPQAKTTCGCGSSFSA
- a CDS encoding 2Fe-2S iron-sulfur cluster-binding protein, with translation MPHVSFLHPQGRSGEVDANLTLLEAAKALGFQLNHDCGGNASCTTCRVEVQAGGDNLSEIDFDEQDLLDREALSEPWHRLGCQARVLGDVVVRVPETKWAQPTSSSSGQGEKRGVGLP
- the nuoF gene encoding NADH-quinone oxidoreductase subunit NuoF, which codes for MTLPQPRVLQKLDGAPWEIDPYLKTGGYDAWRKCLKDLTPADVVGEIKKAGLRGRGGAGFPTGIKWDKVLNHRVQERYFVCNAGEHEPGTFKDRHLLKHIPHQLIEGCLIASRTVNAKASYIYVNHEYEEEEANLRKAIAQARERGLLGKNILGTGVDLDLEVFSGHGSYVAGEETAMLESMQGRPAMPRQKPPFYPTDFGLYGKPTLVNNVETLCNIPQILKNGAAWFTQVGTEKCPGTMLFSLSGSVNRPGVYEMPMGVTIRDLIETCGGGVPNGRKIKAVFPGGPAFSMVTADQLDLPMDFDSLKKAGTGLGSAGTIVIDDATCMVAATLKYSNFFKGESCGQCPPCRMGTINLATLVEKIERGEGSQKDLDSLLQLCGFVKGTGYCTLITGAAVLVQSSLRLFQHEFEEHIRLQRCPFQPAHTGAGAKS
- a CDS encoding urate hydroxylase PuuD, translating into MKFLEDPYQTLGAGFALAVGLIVVYLGMAGVGVGEADWFGLVIRWVHFLAGITWIGLLYFFNLINAGFLKSLDGPTKNIVIPKLMPAALNWFRHGATVTVLAGIVLYGYLYAKGGTGAMALGIGGLLGIIMMGNVHGVIWPNQKKVIAAVAAAAQGTPAPPEMAQWGKTALYASRINFLLSIPMLFFMGAGSHLK
- the mdh gene encoding malate dehydrogenase is translated as MGRPKITVVGAGNVGGTVAQRLAEKDAYEVVLVDIVPGVPQGKALDITQAGPVCGYSTRVVGTNGYDETAGSSIAVITSGIPRKPGMSRDELLATNAKIVRSVVQELVSRSPNIILLLVTNPLDAMVHVARQVSRLPKSRVLGMAGVLDTARLRSFVAEELHVSGMDVQAMVLGGHGDTMVPLVRQTTVAGTPITDRLPQDRLAALIKRTQDGGAEIVGLLKTGSAFYAPSAAAVDMVEAIMNDQKRVLPCAMLCEGEYGLKDVIVGVPVTLGRSGGESIVEYELTAEERRALQASADAVRELCGVVDRLMTA
- a CDS encoding nitric oxide reductase activation protein NorD, with protein sequence MASGRASQQLLDLLADQLGGDSAAAVVTTIAESSVRPDTLDGVLVLLEELTDEAPKAARGAIDALAELQRRGLLAEVLPWLDLGVALAADSGALALRFFKESPILLGLLEPPQRRVVLTAGLELADRQANVAVEFIRIAPDVISVLSPDDWPTWLDLACELAETDFALAVEYIRQIPSIAPVLTPELVRPWVRFGMQLIVENSLGKPDYLGALEFFRTSPSILQDIADQEQRHHVMRLGAQMAERSPEAGITALAEAPSILRGLPNDEWRVQVLRYGLLLAERDADTALAYFRRCPELVALIGSGDGAVEKFQAWFASGMEVLEFSLDGGRAYFAMESEKALGALSQAMSGVPLRQIARRVSLFAQALCGRDVRIHDLPHALESVQPMARATVSEDGRSIGLPSIVRRYPTYDENVRLYMVMTAHEAGHLEFGTFDLPIACLQDLTQELAQRYGRKASREARSLGDVFARYPQPGLIRDLWALLEDARVEYLLRAEYPGLSRDLALIAKDAVSVRGLAHGMTVRELVVDQLLLLSTTEADSVLIPDAVKREVEELWGLCRTIFHAQASAEEAVRLADRLYVRMDELLRVRRETIPTQDEAEVPEQSIPAPKSSEDLSETYRSMDNWDYRGAMDPNLVRDRADSSSEDRAASGQGDSEGGTGLAGDSGGSSGAGTARSQQTSQEMLVAGRRPPSMVEEMLAVEGEGRQPQDEKAGATKAVRYHEWDAAIQDYRMNWSRVLEREAAEGASEFVEATLAAQRGPVRLLRRYFESLRPPGLRRMPGQVDGEDLDMDALVGRLADLKAGIEPSERMYVRREKREREVAAAFLVDLSGSTSRQVEQGRRIIDIEKQGLVLLCEALTAIGDQFAVYGYSGQGRHQVDFVVIKGFDEPVTGRAGAKLGGIVPLQQNRDGAAIRHATSKLLARQAKTRLLVVISDGRPLDDGYKDEYALEDTRVALREARACGIEPVCITIDKQADPYLRRMYGDVRYVVIDRVEGLPEKLPRIYHRLTA